In Pseudomonas campi, the sequence ACCCGCCTGCACGAAAAAGGTCTGGTCACCCAGGCCGACGGCGGCTACCTGACCAGCCTCGGCCTGGATGCTGCCGAACACGCCCAGGCCCTGCTGACCATCCTCACCCCGCAACACGCCTGACCCGGTTCGCGCTGCGGGCCAGCCAAGCCCGCAGCGCCAAGGTTCTGCTTGCCCTACAGCTCAGCCAGCGCCCTGCCGATACACCGACAAGGTCCCCTGCCACGTCATCGCAACGACTGGTAGGCTTGCCGTAATCCCCGGCTCGAGCAGCACATGACGCGCACCCAGGAAATCCGCCCGGACATCAATGACGGCATCGACCGCAAGGTGCTGGGACAACTGCGCGCGCGCTTTCTCAAGGTCAACAGCGGGCGCCTGGCGCGGGCCATGCAGGCACTGTCGACACGCCAGCAACTGGTGCTCAAGCTGTTGCCACTGCTGCTGCATGTGAACCATCCGCTGCTCCCCGGGTACGTTTCCGGCACCGCGCCTGCCGGGCTGTGCGGCTTCGAGCCGAGTGACGAACTGCTCGCCGAAGCCACCCGCCTGACCCGCTCCTTCATCTACAAGCCGCGCCGCGGTAATCCGCCGCTGCCCATCCATGGCCTGTTCCTCATGGGCAGCCTAGGCACCGTAGCCCAGGCCGAACAGAGCGACATGGACCTGTGGGTCTGCCACGCGCCGAACCTGGACAGCAAGGCCCTGCACGAGCTGCGCAAGAAGTGCGACCTGCTCGAAGCCTGGGCCGCCACCCAGGGTGCCGAGGCACACTTCTTCCTGGTCGACCCGGCCCGCTTCACCATCGGCGACCGCGAGGACGCCCAGCTGACCTCCGACGACTGCGGCACCACCCAGCACTATCTGCTGCTGGACGAGTTCTACCGCACCGCGATCTGGCTCGGCGGGCGCACGCCGCTGTGGTGGCTGGTGCCGGTCTACGAGGAGGCCAACTACGCCGCCTACACCCACGCCCTGCTGAGCAAGCGCTTTATTCGCGCCGAAGAGGTGCTCGACCTCGGCCATCTGGCACGCATTCCGCCGGGCGAGTTCATCGGCGCCGGCATGTGGCAGCTGTTCAAGGGCATCGAGTCGCCCTACAAGTCGGTGCTCAAGCTGCTGCTCACCGAGGTCTACGCCAGCGAGCACCCGCGGGTGGAATGCCTGAGCCTGCGCTACAAGCAGGCGGTGTTCGCCAACCACCTCGACCTCGACGAGCTGGACCCCTACATCGTGGTCTACCGCCGCCTGGAGGAATACCTCACCAGCCGCGGCGAGCTCGAGCGCCTGGAGCTGATCCGCCGCTGCCTGTACCTCAAGGTCAACAAGAAGCTCAGCAGCCCGCCGCGCAACCGTGCCAAGAGCTGGCAGCGCCTGCTGTTCGAGCGCCTGACCGGCGAGTGGCACTGGAGCCAGCGCGAGCTGGCGATGCTCGACAGCCGCAGCCAGTGGAAAGTCCGCCAGGTCAGCGCCGAACGTCGTGCGCTGGTCAACGAGCTGACCTACAGCTATCGTTTCCTCTCCCAGTTCGCCCGCAGCGAGCAGACCGGCAGCCAGCTCAACAGCCGCGACCTCGGCGTGCTTGGCCGGCGCCTGTATGCGGCCTTCGAGCGCAAGGCCGGGAAGATCGAATTCATCAACCCCGGGATCGCCCCGGACCTGGCCGAAGACACCCTGACCCTGGTCCACAGTGCCAGCGCCGAGGCCGGCGGGGAAACCCAGTGGGCGCTGTACAACGGCAGCCTGAACGGCCAGGAATGGCCGGACTTCGCCCCACTGAAACGGGCCCGCGAGCTGATCGAACTGCTCGCCTGGTGTCACCGCAACGGCGTGATCGACAGCAGCACACGCCTGTCGCTGCATCCGGGCAGCAGCGACTTGAGCGAGTTCGAGCTGTCCAACCTGCTCAGCAGCCTGCAACAGACCCTGCCCCTGCCGATGCCGCCGGTGGCGGAAGAAGCCCTGCTGCACGGTGCCGAACCAGCCGAGGTGCTGCTGCTGATCAACGTCGGCCTCGACCCGCTGAAGGCGCACAGCCAGCTCAACGTGCACATGACCACCGGCCGCACCGACTCGCTGGGTTATTCCGGGGTGCGCGAAAACCTGGTGGTGACCCTCGACCAGGTCAGCCTGAACAGCTGGAACGAACTGCTGGTCAGCCGCTACGACGGCCCCAATGCCCTGCTCGACTGCCTGCGCGACTATATCAATGGCCTGTCCGCCGACGGCCGCCACCCCAGACTGCAGGTCCGCTGCTTCTGCCGTAACCGCGCCGCCGCCATCGCCCAGCGCGTCGAAGAACTGTTCCGCGATGTGCTGGTCAGTCTCGGCAGCCACCGCCATAGCCGGTACCTGTTGCAGGTGCAGCAGCACTATCACGTCCTCGAACTGCAACCGGGCCAGGTCAGCCACAGTGCCCTGGCCGACCTGCCGGCCCTGATCGAACACCTCGGCGAAGAACAGGCGGACTACAGCCCGCTGCAGGTCGACCGTTTCGCCCTGGAAGGCGAAGATCTGGCGCTGATCCTGCCGCTCGGCCGGCCGCAGTGCATCCAGGTTTTCTATCGCCTGGACGGCCAGCAGGCCGAACTCAGCGTGCTCGACGAGCACAACGCACTGTGGCGCCAACGCCTGCCGTATCGCGATGAGCAAAGCCTGCTCACCCCGCTGCAGCGCTTTCTGCAGTCGGTGCTGTACCGGCGCAACGCCCTGCTGCCGCTGGACAATCCACTGCCCGCAGCAGCGCTCGAAGTGCTGTATTACGAAGTGCTACCCGCGCCGCCCCACCGCGCCCGCCACCTCGAGCGCCGCACACCGCCACAGGCGCCGGTGAGTCATCCGTTCTACGACGTGCAGGCCATCGTCGAGCCAGCCGACCAGGCTCACGTGCATGTGACCCTGTACTGCAACCATCGCGAGTTTTCCGAGCTGGAATATGGCGCGGACCTGTTCGCCGCCGTGGCCCGGCACATCCTCGCCCAGCGGCGCACCAGCGAGCGCTATCCCTGCTACATCACCGACCTGGACCTGTCGCGCATTCTTGGCGACGGCCAGGCGGAGACCATTCACTACCTGCGTTACAAGAGCGAACTGGAAGCGGCGTTGAACAACGCCCTGCAAAACGCCTGAACCGGACAAGGATGCCACGATGCCCCTTACCCTCTCACTGCTCGGCGCGGCCGCCCTCGGCAGCGGCTACTGGTTTTGGCGCAAGCTGCGCCGCCAGCAACGCGATGCGTTCATCGCCGGCTTCGCCTTTCCCGACCGCCTGCGCAGCAAGCTGCAAGAGCGTTACCCGCACCTCACGCCGACCCAGACCGGCGAGGTGCTGCGTGGCCTGCGCGAGTACTTCCAGCTGTGCCGCCTGGCCAACCGGCGTCTGGTCGCCATGCCCTCGCAGGCGGTAGACCTGGCCTGGCACGAGTTCATCCTCTACACCCGCCAGTACCGGGCCTTCTGCCGCAAGGGCCTGGGACGCTTCCTGCACCATGTACCGAACGACGCGATGCCCAGCCAGCGCAGCGCCAGCGAAGGTATCCGCCGCGCCTGGCGCCTGGCCTGCCTGCGCGAGAACCTCGACCCAGGGGCACCCGCACGCCTGCCGCTGCTATTTGCCCTGGACGCCCAACTGGGAATCGCCGATGGCTTCCACTATCGCCTGGACTGCGGCGCCAACCCCGGCAGCTACCGCAGCGGCGATGCCTACTGCTCCAGCCACATCGGCTGCAGCTCGGGTTGCAGCAGCGGTTGCGGCGGCGACTCCGGCTCATCCTCCAGCGGCAGTGACGGCGCAGGCGATGGCGGGGGCTGCGGGGGTGGTTGCGGAGGCGGAGGCGGCGACTGAACCTCGCAGAACCTGTTTATGATCTTTTGAGCTAGAGCCAGGCAAGGCCGACGATCAAGAGATCCTAAACAGGTTCTCAGCCGCTCATTGGCGATTGCGGATTTTGCAGGGCATACAGGTAACTGCCCTCCAGGCTGTGATTGGCCAACACGCTGGCATAGCTGGCGGTAAAGCTCACCGCCAGCCCCAGGTGCAGGTAGAGGTAGTCGCCGGTGACCGCGGGTGGAATCTCCGGCACCAGGTCGCTGTCATTGACCACCCGGTAGGTCGGGATGCCCAGGCCGTTGTAGCCGGCGGCGAACTGCGGCGAGGCCAGCCGCGGGCTGGCGAAGTTGTAATGCTGCAAGGGCTGGTCGGGCCAGCGCTCGTGCACGTCGAGCACCGCCATGCTGCTCAGCGCACAGCCCAGGCTATGCCCGCAGACCCAGATCGGCCCGCGCGGCTGCAGGCTGTCGAGCGCCGCCAGGGCCAAGTCGCGCAGCGAGGTATAGAGCTTGAGGAAGCCATCATGCACCGGGCCGGCGCCATCGCCCCAGGGCCAGGCGCGCTGATCGACATCCAAGTCATCCAGCCAGTCGTGTACGGACTCGGTGCCGCGCAGCACCAGATAGGTTTCACCCTGGTCATTGGCGGCGGCGAAGCCGAACGGCTCGGACTCGTTGAGAAAGTGCAGCTCGCTGAGAATGCTCCACACCGGCGCGGAGAAGCGCCAGCCCGGCATGTCCGGCGGGGTCCAGTGGAAATCCTCGGGCCGATGCGGCTGACGCTGAGCCAGCCACTGACGATATTGCCCGTAGGCCTGATCGACCAGGCGCGCGCACAGCAGGGCGCGGTCGAGGGAAAAATCCCGGGGGAAGTACAGGGGTAGGCTGGACATACGGGGCCTCCTTGCCGGCGTGTGGCTTTGTCACTCTAGTCTACTGATGACTGGCAGACGCCGGCATCGTTCCATGCCGAACCGCTAACAATTAACGCAGCTGAGAGCTACTACGCAAACCTGCATTATTCAATCGAGCAGGCCTGAACGAGTCTAGCGCCAACCACCCCATACGGCGCCGGAGACGCGATAGGGCAAGGTCATACCCAGAACACCACGACAGGGGTTGGTCGGCGTGGGGCTGGCCGGCATCGCCTTCTGCGTACTGCCGAGCCTGGGCGCGAGCTGCCCTGCAGCCCCGGCAATGGTCAAGCGACGCTGCCGGCGATCGCCCGCAGCCTGCTATCCGACCAGCGCAGCGGTCACTGAGATCATGCATATTTCCACCCGATAGGTGCTTGGCGATGAGCGCATTCCGGCCGAGCGCCCTGGATTGCCCGCACACCACCATCGTGGCAGGAGACGTCCCGTCGGGTGCGCCCGACGTCCAATCGACAAAGCCCGCAGCCGCTATTCAGTACGCGCGAAACGCCTTGTGGCAGGTTTCGCAACTGTCTTCCACGCGCTGCACCAGTGGTGCCACAGCCTGCGCTGTCAGCGGCTGTTGCGCGCTGGCAGTACGCAAGGCTGAAGTGGCCGCCTCCAGCTCACGGGCCAGTTGCTGGAAGCGTTGCTGCTCCTGCCACACCTCGGGCTTGGCGCTGCTGCGCTCGCTTTCGGCAATCTGCGGGAAATGCTGCCAGGGCTGACGCGACAGTTCATCGAGCTGCTGTGCGCCCTGAGCAAAGCGCGGCGCGTCGAACGCCAGGCGCCCGCGCAGCATGCCGCCGAGATCTTCGCTGGTCTTCAGCATCTGCTTGAACAGGGTCTGGCGCTTGCCCTGCGGCGAATTGGGATCGACACCGCCACAGGCAACGAGCAGGGCACAAACACAGAACAGCAACAGGCTTTTGGCTTTCATGGTGAGCGCGGACAAACTGAAAAAGGGTCGCCAGTATCGCCACCCACCCGGCCGCGGCCAAGTAGGGCAATTGCCGCAGGTCGCCACAGACTGCGGATAAGCGACGGAAAGCCTTGGGCTTGCCTGCGCAGCTGGCTATAATCGCCAGGCTTCACGTGGCCGGCACAGCTCCGGTCGCTCCCGCCACCTGTCCGAGGGGCGCTGCAGCAGGTTCTCAACCATAGAGAACATGTCAGGCTCGGTCAGGGCGTTAACCATACGCATCAACGGCGCCCATTCGCAGACAACGAATGGAGAGCTATTGCATGAGCGCTGCTTTTAATGACTTCAAAGTCGCCGACATTTCCCTGGCTGCCTGGGGCCGTCGTGAACTAATCATCGCCGAATCGGAAATGCCTGCCCTGATGGGCCTGCGCAGCAAATACGCCGGCGAACAGCCGCTGAAAGGCGCGAAGATCATCGGCTGCATCCACATGACCATCCAGACCGGCGTGCTGATCGAGACCCTGATCGCCCTCGGTGCTGAAGTGCGCTGGTCGTCCTGCAACATCTTCTCGACCCAGGATCAGGCCGCTGCCGCCATCGCCGCCGCCGGTATCCCGGTATACGCCTGGAAAGGCGAGACCGAAGAAGAGTACGAGTGGTGCATCGAGCAGACCATCCTCAAGGATGGCCAGCCGTGGGACGCCAACATGATCCTCGACGACGGCGGCGACCTGACTCAGATCATCCACGAGCGCTACCCGGCCATGCTGGACAAGATCCACGGCGTAACCGAGGAAACCACCACCGGCGTGCACCGCCTGCTCGACATGCTGAAAGCCGGCACCCTGAAAATCCCGGCGATCAACGTCAACGACTCGGTAACCAAGAGCAAGAACGACAACAAGTACGGCTGCCGTCACAGCCTCAACGACGCCATCAAGCGCGGCGTCGACCACCTGCTGTCGGGCAAGCAGGCCCTGGTTATCGGCTACGGCGACGTGGGCAAGGGCTCTGCCCAATCGCTGCGCCAGGAAGGCATGATCGTCAAGGTTTCCGAGATCGACCCGATCTGCGCCATGCAGGCTTGCATGGACGGCTTCGAAGTCGCCTCGCCGTACCTCAATGGCCTCAACGATGGCAGCGAAGCCAGCATCGACAAGGCCCTGCTGGGCAAGATCGACCTGATCGTCACCACCACCGGTAACGTCAACGTCTGCGACGCCAACATGCTCAAGGCCCTGAAGAAGCGCGCCGTGGTGTGCAACATCGGTCACTTCGACAACGAGATCGACACCGCCTTCATGCGCAAGACCTGGGCCTGGGAAGAGGTCAAGCCGCAGGTGCACAAGATCCACCGCACCGGCGCCGGCAGCTTCGACGCGCGCAACGACGACTACCTGATCCTGCTGGCCGAAGGTCGCCTGGTCAACCTGGGCAACGCCACCGGCCACCCGAGCCGGATCATGGACGGCTCCTTCGCCAACCAGGTGCTGGCGCAGATCTTCCTCTATGGCCAGAAGTTCGCCAACCTGTCGGCCGCCGACAAGGCCGCGCGCCTGACCGTGGAAGTGCTGCCGAAGAAGCTCGACGAGGAAGTGGCCCTGGAAATGGTCCGCGGCTTCGGCGGCGTGGTCACCCAACTGACCCCCAAGCAGGCCGAGTACATCGGCGTGACCGTGGAAGGCCCGTTCAAGCCGGAAGCCTACCGCTACTAAGCAGCCGCATGCTGTGAGCCTCAGGCCGCCAGTGCCCCGCGCACTGGCGGCCTGCCGCTAAAGGGAATCTGCTATGAGTCAAGAACGCCGTTACAGCTTCGAGTTCTTCCCCACCAAGACCGAAGCCGGGCATGAAAAGCTGATGACGGTCGCCCGTCAGTTGGCGACCTACAACCCCGATTTCTTCTCCTGCACCTACGGTGCCGGTGGCTCCACCCGCGATCGCACCCTCAACACCGTGCTGCAACTGGACGGCGATGTGAACGTGCCGACCGCGCCGCACCTGTCCTGCGTCGGTGACAGCAAGGAAGAGCTGCGCAGCCTGCTGCAGCAGTACCAGAACTCCGGCATCCGCCGCATCGTCGCCCTGCGTGGCGACCTGCCGTCGGGCATGGGCATGGCCAGCGGCGAACTGCGCTACGCCAACGAGTTGGTCGAGTTCATCCGTGCGGAAACCGGCGATCACTTCCATATCGAAGTCGCCGCCTACCCGGAAGTCCATCCGCAGGCACGCAGCTTCGAGGACGACCTGGCCAACTTCGTGCGCAAGGCCAAGGCCGGCGCCAACAGCGCCATCACCCAGTACTTCTTTAGCGCCGACTGCTACTTCTACTTCGTCGAGCGCGTGCGCAAGCTGGGTGTGGACCTGCCGATCGTGCCGGGCATCATGCCGATCACCAACTACAGCAAGCTGGCGCGTTTCTCCGACGCCTGCGGTGCGGAGATCCCGCGCTGGATCCGCAAGCAGCTGGAAGCCTATGGCGACGACCTGCAAAGCATCCAGGGCTTCGGCGAGCAGGTGGTCAGCGAGATGTGCGAACGCCTGCTAGAGGGTGGCGCACCCGGCCTGCACTTCTACACCCTGAACCAGGCCGAGCCGAGCCTGGCCATCTGGAACAACCTCAAGCTGCCGCGCTGAAGGTTGTCCTGCACTGAACCAGCCGGGCACTAGCCATAATGCTGTTCACTTAAGAAAACGCCGCGATTTCGCAGAGAAATCGCGGCGTTTTTTCTGCCGCGGACAATCTGTAGGAGCGAGCTCTGCTCGCGAACGGGGCCTCGCATAAAGCTTCGCGAGCAGAGCTCGCTCCTACGGTCTGAGTGCTTTATCTACCCCGACACTGGTGCAACGGCTTTTTAGCCAGTCGTAGCCCGGATGCAATCCGGGAAGCAGGCAGCTCCGCTCCCGGATTGCATCCGGGCTACAGGACAGTCCCCTCTCCACCGGCATTTTTCCTGATGCCCCCTACTAGTGACAGCGACAACCTTCCCCTGAGATTACCGCCACCCAGCCACTGAATCGGCCGACGGGCAGGTAGCTGCGCAAGGACCTGGCTCTGTTATACTCGGGATTCCCGCCAGGCTTGCGCCCGGATGCTTGCCCCC encodes:
- a CDS encoding TIGR02647 family protein, producing MAYTPELIAEMEILALYNLDNVQEGIKVHNNATNKCQAAITRLHEKGLVTQADGGYLTSLGLDAAEHAQALLTILTPQHA
- a CDS encoding class I adenylate cyclase; its protein translation is MTRTQEIRPDINDGIDRKVLGQLRARFLKVNSGRLARAMQALSTRQQLVLKLLPLLLHVNHPLLPGYVSGTAPAGLCGFEPSDELLAEATRLTRSFIYKPRRGNPPLPIHGLFLMGSLGTVAQAEQSDMDLWVCHAPNLDSKALHELRKKCDLLEAWAATQGAEAHFFLVDPARFTIGDREDAQLTSDDCGTTQHYLLLDEFYRTAIWLGGRTPLWWLVPVYEEANYAAYTHALLSKRFIRAEEVLDLGHLARIPPGEFIGAGMWQLFKGIESPYKSVLKLLLTEVYASEHPRVECLSLRYKQAVFANHLDLDELDPYIVVYRRLEEYLTSRGELERLELIRRCLYLKVNKKLSSPPRNRAKSWQRLLFERLTGEWHWSQRELAMLDSRSQWKVRQVSAERRALVNELTYSYRFLSQFARSEQTGSQLNSRDLGVLGRRLYAAFERKAGKIEFINPGIAPDLAEDTLTLVHSASAEAGGETQWALYNGSLNGQEWPDFAPLKRARELIELLAWCHRNGVIDSSTRLSLHPGSSDLSEFELSNLLSSLQQTLPLPMPPVAEEALLHGAEPAEVLLLINVGLDPLKAHSQLNVHMTTGRTDSLGYSGVRENLVVTLDQVSLNSWNELLVSRYDGPNALLDCLRDYINGLSADGRHPRLQVRCFCRNRAAAIAQRVEELFRDVLVSLGSHRHSRYLLQVQQHYHVLELQPGQVSHSALADLPALIEHLGEEQADYSPLQVDRFALEGEDLALILPLGRPQCIQVFYRLDGQQAELSVLDEHNALWRQRLPYRDEQSLLTPLQRFLQSVLYRRNALLPLDNPLPAAALEVLYYEVLPAPPHRARHLERRTPPQAPVSHPFYDVQAIVEPADQAHVHVTLYCNHREFSELEYGADLFAAVARHILAQRRTSERYPCYITDLDLSRILGDGQAETIHYLRYKSELEAALNNALQNA
- a CDS encoding glycine-rich domain-containing protein, whose protein sequence is MPLTLSLLGAAALGSGYWFWRKLRRQQRDAFIAGFAFPDRLRSKLQERYPHLTPTQTGEVLRGLREYFQLCRLANRRLVAMPSQAVDLAWHEFILYTRQYRAFCRKGLGRFLHHVPNDAMPSQRSASEGIRRAWRLACLRENLDPGAPARLPLLFALDAQLGIADGFHYRLDCGANPGSYRSGDAYCSSHIGCSSGCSSGCGGDSGSSSSGSDGAGDGGGCGGGCGGGGGD
- a CDS encoding lipase family protein; its protein translation is MSSLPLYFPRDFSLDRALLCARLVDQAYGQYRQWLAQRQPHRPEDFHWTPPDMPGWRFSAPVWSILSELHFLNESEPFGFAAANDQGETYLVLRGTESVHDWLDDLDVDQRAWPWGDGAGPVHDGFLKLYTSLRDLALAALDSLQPRGPIWVCGHSLGCALSSMAVLDVHERWPDQPLQHYNFASPRLASPQFAAGYNGLGIPTYRVVNDSDLVPEIPPAVTGDYLYLHLGLAVSFTASYASVLANHSLEGSYLYALQNPQSPMSG
- a CDS encoding c-type cytochrome — its product is MKAKSLLLFCVCALLVACGGVDPNSPQGKRQTLFKQMLKTSEDLGGMLRGRLAFDAPRFAQGAQQLDELSRQPWQHFPQIAESERSSAKPEVWQEQQRFQQLARELEAATSALRTASAQQPLTAQAVAPLVQRVEDSCETCHKAFRAY
- the ahcY gene encoding adenosylhomocysteinase, encoding MESYCMSAAFNDFKVADISLAAWGRRELIIAESEMPALMGLRSKYAGEQPLKGAKIIGCIHMTIQTGVLIETLIALGAEVRWSSCNIFSTQDQAAAAIAAAGIPVYAWKGETEEEYEWCIEQTILKDGQPWDANMILDDGGDLTQIIHERYPAMLDKIHGVTEETTTGVHRLLDMLKAGTLKIPAINVNDSVTKSKNDNKYGCRHSLNDAIKRGVDHLLSGKQALVIGYGDVGKGSAQSLRQEGMIVKVSEIDPICAMQACMDGFEVASPYLNGLNDGSEASIDKALLGKIDLIVTTTGNVNVCDANMLKALKKRAVVCNIGHFDNEIDTAFMRKTWAWEEVKPQVHKIHRTGAGSFDARNDDYLILLAEGRLVNLGNATGHPSRIMDGSFANQVLAQIFLYGQKFANLSAADKAARLTVEVLPKKLDEEVALEMVRGFGGVVTQLTPKQAEYIGVTVEGPFKPEAYRY
- the metF gene encoding methylenetetrahydrofolate reductase [NAD(P)H] is translated as MSQERRYSFEFFPTKTEAGHEKLMTVARQLATYNPDFFSCTYGAGGSTRDRTLNTVLQLDGDVNVPTAPHLSCVGDSKEELRSLLQQYQNSGIRRIVALRGDLPSGMGMASGELRYANELVEFIRAETGDHFHIEVAAYPEVHPQARSFEDDLANFVRKAKAGANSAITQYFFSADCYFYFVERVRKLGVDLPIVPGIMPITNYSKLARFSDACGAEIPRWIRKQLEAYGDDLQSIQGFGEQVVSEMCERLLEGGAPGLHFYTLNQAEPSLAIWNNLKLPR